Proteins encoded in a region of the Brevundimonas vesicularis genome:
- a CDS encoding DEAD/DEAH box helicase has translation MPFPAVHPALDRALINKGYAEPTPVQAAVLEAEHADRDLLVSAQTGSGKTVAFGLAAAPTLLGDKPIFGPGGAPLCLAIAPTRELAMQVAAELQWLYADSGAKIATCVGGMDARREARALGFGVHIVVGTPGRLKDHIDRGNLDLSELKVAVLDEADEMLDMGFREDLEHILDQAPAERRTLLFSATIAREIATLAKRYQKDAVRIDATDKTRQHADIEYRAYRIAPNEIEHAVVNTLRWFEAPRAMVFCSTRDSVRHLQSSLLERGFSTVSLSGEMGQRERTDALQSLRDGRARVCVATDVAARGLDLPDLGLVIHAELPMNRAGLLHRSGRTGRAGKKGISVMLVPHSRRRKAERLMDEAGVDAVWTGAPTFDEIRKADEGRLLSPEFFEADVSDEDMVVAKRMIAERTPDEIAAALVRLLRKEQPAPEELSDPGSDRGPAKRERTVRNDDGTAAQPWPGDRLGADDVVWFRLDVGRNKNADPKWLIPLICRIGGISKPQIGAIRTFPEETRFEVAKTHEKAFREAVAASKDEVKITPSEAPTPGSMKASRFAGKPREDGDRPFKKTPYKRADGGEGDARPPFKKKPWAPHSGKSGADSGANPRSNASGDKPYAKKPFKAKPGFKKDGFKGKPKG, from the coding sequence ATGCCCTTTCCCGCCGTCCATCCCGCGCTCGACCGCGCCCTGATCAACAAGGGCTATGCCGAACCCACTCCGGTTCAGGCCGCCGTCCTGGAGGCGGAGCATGCGGATCGCGACCTGCTGGTCTCGGCCCAGACGGGTTCGGGCAAGACCGTGGCCTTTGGTCTGGCCGCTGCGCCGACCCTGCTGGGCGACAAGCCGATCTTCGGCCCCGGCGGCGCGCCGCTCTGCCTGGCCATCGCGCCCACGCGGGAACTGGCCATGCAGGTCGCGGCTGAGCTGCAATGGCTGTACGCCGACTCCGGCGCCAAGATCGCCACCTGCGTCGGCGGCATGGATGCGCGCCGTGAAGCCCGCGCGCTCGGCTTCGGCGTCCACATCGTCGTCGGCACGCCCGGCCGCCTGAAGGACCACATCGATCGGGGCAATCTGGACCTGTCCGAGCTAAAGGTCGCCGTCCTCGATGAGGCCGACGAGATGCTGGACATGGGCTTCCGCGAGGACCTTGAGCACATCCTGGACCAGGCGCCGGCCGAACGTCGCACCCTGCTGTTCTCGGCGACCATCGCGCGTGAGATCGCGACCCTGGCCAAACGCTATCAGAAGGACGCGGTCCGCATCGACGCGACCGACAAGACGCGCCAGCACGCCGACATCGAATACCGCGCCTATCGCATTGCGCCGAACGAGATCGAGCACGCGGTGGTCAACACCCTGCGCTGGTTCGAGGCGCCGCGCGCCATGGTCTTCTGCTCGACGCGCGACAGCGTGCGTCACCTGCAATCCTCTCTGCTGGAGCGCGGCTTCTCGACCGTCAGCCTGTCGGGCGAGATGGGTCAGCGCGAGCGGACCGACGCGCTTCAGTCGCTGCGTGACGGCCGCGCCCGCGTCTGTGTCGCCACCGACGTCGCCGCGCGCGGTCTGGACCTGCCGGACCTGGGTCTGGTCATCCATGCCGAACTGCCGATGAACCGCGCCGGCCTGCTGCACCGTTCGGGCCGGACGGGCCGGGCGGGCAAGAAGGGCATCTCGGTCATGCTGGTCCCGCACTCGCGCCGTCGCAAGGCCGAGCGGCTGATGGACGAGGCCGGCGTCGACGCCGTCTGGACCGGCGCCCCGACCTTCGACGAAATCCGCAAGGCCGACGAAGGCCGTCTGCTGTCGCCCGAGTTCTTCGAGGCCGACGTCTCCGACGAGGACATGGTCGTCGCCAAGCGGATGATCGCCGAGCGTACGCCCGACGAGATCGCCGCCGCCCTGGTGCGCCTCCTGCGCAAGGAACAGCCGGCGCCGGAAGAACTGTCCGATCCGGGTTCGGACCGCGGTCCTGCCAAGCGCGAACGCACCGTGCGCAACGACGACGGCACGGCGGCTCAACCCTGGCCGGGCGACCGCCTGGGCGCCGATGATGTGGTCTGGTTCCGTCTGGACGTGGGCCGCAACAAGAACGCCGACCCCAAGTGGCTGATACCGCTGATCTGCCGCATCGGCGGCATTTCCAAGCCTCAGATCGGCGCCATCCGCACCTTCCCCGAAGAGACGCGGTTCGAGGTCGCCAAGACCCACGAGAAAGCCTTCCGCGAAGCCGTCGCCGCCTCCAAGGACGAGGTGAAGATCACGCCGTCGGAAGCCCCGACGCCCGGCTCGATGAAGGCCAGCCGCTTCGCCGGCAAGCCGCGCGAGGATGGCGACCGCCCCTTCAAGAAGACCCCCTACAAGCGCGCCGACGGCGGCGAGGGCGACGCCCGCCCGCCGTTCAAGAAGAAGCCCTGGGCCCCCCATTCCGGCAAGTCGGGGGCTGACAGCGGCGCCAATCCGCGCTCGAACGCCTCGGGCGACAAGCCCTATGCCAAGAAGCCCTTCAAGGCCAAGCCGGGCTTCAAGAAGGACGGCTTCAAAGGCAAGCCCAAGGGCTGA
- the dusA gene encoding tRNA dihydrouridine(20/20a) synthase DusA codes for MSLNASRTLSIAPMMDWTDRHCRAFHRALTTKALLYTEMVTAPAVLHGDRERLLGFDALEHPVALQLGGSDPAQLAEAAKVGEAFGYDEINLNVGCPSDRVQSGRFGACLMREPELVADCMAAIKGAVSVPATVKCRIGVDDQDPAVSLFATADACAAVGIEVFVVHARKAWLKGLSPKENRDVPPLDYDLVRRLKRERPHLNISINGGIASMDAVEAHLAEIDGVKLDGVMLGRAAYHEPAILGQADRRLYGEPVQDTDAFAALERYRPYMAARLDEGVALPAMARHMLGLMHGRPGARAFRRILTVEAIKPGAGLEVLDRAVEAVRDAEARRDTAPGDWVA; via the coding sequence ATGTCCCTGAACGCCTCCCGCACGCTGTCCATCGCCCCGATGATGGACTGGACCGATCGGCATTGCCGGGCGTTCCACAGGGCGCTGACGACCAAGGCGCTGCTCTATACCGAGATGGTGACGGCGCCGGCGGTGTTGCACGGGGATCGCGAGCGGCTGCTGGGGTTTGATGCTCTGGAGCATCCGGTGGCCTTGCAACTGGGCGGATCGGACCCGGCGCAGCTGGCCGAGGCCGCCAAGGTCGGTGAGGCGTTCGGCTATGACGAGATCAATCTGAACGTCGGCTGCCCGTCGGACCGGGTGCAGTCGGGTCGGTTCGGGGCCTGCCTGATGCGCGAGCCGGAGTTGGTGGCCGACTGTATGGCGGCGATCAAGGGGGCCGTCAGCGTGCCCGCCACCGTCAAATGCCGCATCGGCGTGGATGATCAGGACCCGGCCGTCAGCCTGTTCGCCACGGCGGACGCCTGCGCCGCCGTCGGGATCGAGGTCTTCGTCGTCCATGCGCGCAAGGCCTGGCTGAAGGGGTTGTCGCCCAAGGAGAACCGCGACGTGCCGCCGCTGGACTATGATCTGGTGCGCCGGCTGAAGCGCGAGCGGCCGCATCTGAACATCTCGATCAATGGAGGCATCGCCTCAATGGACGCGGTCGAGGCGCATCTGGCCGAGATCGACGGCGTCAAGCTGGACGGGGTCATGCTGGGTCGCGCCGCGTATCACGAGCCGGCCATTCTGGGTCAGGCGGATCGTCGCCTGTATGGCGAGCCGGTCCAGGACACCGACGCCTTCGCCGCGCTGGAGCGCTATCGGCCCTATATGGCCGCGCGTCTGGACGAAGGCGTCGCCCTGCCTGCGATGGCGAGGCATATGCTGGGCCTGATGCACGGCCGGCCCGGCGCGAGGGCGTTCCGTCGCATTCTGACGGTCGAGGCGATCAAGCCCGGCGCCGGCCTGGAGGTGCTGGATCGAGCGGTAGAGGCTGTGCGCGATGCCGAGGCGAGGCGCGACACGGCGCCCGGCGACTGGGTGGCGTAA
- a CDS encoding 3D domain-containing protein — MIGASAAIAMLWAAVSSVTSGPVPYNDVVAADQVRTETPAAIVGSDEVETALNAEQAELMASDPDWRASARLYHAGGGGATGNDSLGCRPIAMRTVAVDPRVIPRRTKLFIRETVGMRLADGSIHDGYWYASDTGGAIKGQKIDLYTGNGRGSMNQAQRLNMRTLTIVDAGDFDGCPPAWTTASN; from the coding sequence ATGATCGGCGCCTCCGCTGCTATCGCCATGCTTTGGGCTGCCGTATCGTCTGTGACGAGCGGGCCTGTCCCCTACAATGACGTCGTAGCGGCGGATCAAGTCAGGACTGAAACCCCTGCCGCCATCGTCGGTTCCGATGAAGTCGAGACCGCCCTGAACGCCGAACAGGCCGAGCTGATGGCCTCCGATCCGGATTGGCGCGCCTCGGCGCGCCTCTATCACGCAGGCGGCGGCGGCGCGACGGGCAACGATTCGCTGGGTTGCCGTCCGATCGCTATGCGCACCGTCGCGGTCGATCCCCGCGTGATACCGCGCCGCACCAAGCTGTTCATCCGCGAAACGGTCGGCATGCGCCTGGCCGACGGTTCGATCCACGACGGCTACTGGTACGCCTCCGACACCGGCGGCGCGATCAAGGGCCAGAAGATCGACCTCTATACCGGCAACGGTCGCGGCTCGATGAACCAGGCGCAGCGCCTGAACATGCGTACCCTGACCATCGTGGACGCCGGCGATTTCGACGGCTGCCCCCCGGCCTGGACCACCGCTTCCAACTGA
- a CDS encoding Mpo1-like protein, whose amino-acid sequence MSTPSAPEGRYASFEAFYPYYIHEHSNRTCRRIHVVGTFLVISAFVAFVATRNAWWLLAMPLLGYGFAWVGHFFFEKNRPATFKYPLWSLMGDFRLFFETVTGKRRF is encoded by the coding sequence ATGAGCACGCCGTCCGCACCTGAGGGCCGTTACGCCTCGTTCGAGGCCTTCTATCCCTATTACATCCACGAGCATTCCAACCGGACGTGTCGGCGCATCCACGTCGTCGGCACCTTTCTGGTGATCTCGGCCTTCGTCGCCTTCGTGGCGACGCGGAACGCCTGGTGGCTGCTGGCCATGCCGCTGCTGGGCTACGGCTTCGCCTGGGTCGGGCATTTCTTCTTCGAAAAGAACCGGCCCGCGACGTTCAAATATCCGCTGTGGAGCCTGATGGGCGACTTTCGCCTGTTCTTCGAGACAGTGACGGGCAAGCGCCGCTTCTGA
- a CDS encoding glutathionylspermidine synthase family protein: MERLRFDPRTDWDAKAEELGFTWRHTDGKPYWDETAAYAFSLAEIEDGIEAPTEELHGLCLELVNEAVQSERLMEQLDIPETMRDYVADSWKRGDPSLYGRFDFAYAGSGDGTGPAKLYEYNADTPTSIYETAVFQWLWLEDQIKAGALPADADQFNSLHEKLVDRFRAIFPNGGFVHFASDADFVEDRQTVRFLEDLAQQAGLEPQFVAIDQIGLNADGRFVDHENWIIQAMFKLYPWEQMLRDDYAAPLPTADVTVLEPAWKSILSNKAILPLLWERHAGHPNLLESYFEGDPAEAALGSSYVRKPLFSREGDNVELIDRGVSAAEVVDGGYGEGRYIRQALCDPPLFDGNHVIVGSWLVGTEPAGISLREDTGRITRNTSRFVPHFIRD; encoded by the coding sequence ATGGAGCGTCTGCGCTTCGATCCCCGCACCGACTGGGACGCCAAGGCCGAGGAACTCGGCTTCACCTGGCGCCACACCGACGGCAAACCCTATTGGGACGAGACGGCGGCCTATGCCTTTTCGCTGGCCGAGATCGAGGACGGGATCGAGGCGCCGACCGAGGAACTGCACGGCCTGTGCCTGGAGCTGGTCAACGAGGCGGTTCAGTCCGAGCGGCTGATGGAACAGCTCGATATTCCCGAGACCATGCGGGACTATGTGGCCGACAGCTGGAAGCGGGGCGACCCGTCCCTCTATGGCCGGTTCGACTTCGCCTATGCCGGCTCGGGGGACGGGACGGGTCCGGCCAAGCTGTATGAATACAACGCCGACACCCCGACCAGCATCTATGAGACGGCGGTGTTTCAATGGCTGTGGCTGGAGGACCAGATCAAGGCCGGCGCCCTGCCCGCCGATGCGGATCAGTTCAACAGCCTGCATGAGAAGCTGGTCGATCGCTTCCGCGCCATCTTCCCGAACGGCGGCTTCGTGCATTTCGCCTCGGACGCCGATTTCGTCGAGGATCGCCAGACCGTGCGCTTCCTGGAAGACCTGGCCCAACAGGCCGGGCTGGAGCCCCAGTTCGTCGCCATCGACCAGATCGGGCTGAACGCCGACGGCCGGTTCGTGGACCACGAGAACTGGATCATCCAGGCGATGTTCAAGCTCTATCCGTGGGAGCAGATGCTGCGCGACGACTACGCCGCCCCGCTGCCGACGGCGGACGTGACCGTGCTGGAGCCGGCGTGGAAGAGCATCCTGTCCAACAAGGCCATCCTGCCGCTGTTGTGGGAGCGGCATGCGGGCCACCCCAACCTGCTGGAATCCTATTTCGAGGGCGATCCGGCCGAGGCGGCGCTGGGCTCATCCTATGTGCGCAAGCCGTTGTTCTCGCGCGAGGGCGACAATGTCGAACTGATCGACCGGGGCGTCAGCGCCGCAGAGGTGGTGGACGGCGGCTATGGCGAGGGGCGCTACATCCGCCAGGCGCTGTGCGATCCGCCCCTGTTCGACGGCAATCATGTGATCGTCGGGTCGTGGCTGGTGGGAACCGAACCGGCGGGCATCAGCCTGCGCGAGGACACGGGCCGCATCACCAGGAACACCTCGCGCTTCGTGCCGCACTTCATCCGCGACTGA
- a CDS encoding PspA/IM30 family protein yields the protein MSMLRKLSALFRGTAHDAAQGVVDANALKILDQEIRDADNAQGKARDDLAGLVARRRMAENEMASFRDQVAKYESSARTALGQGKTDLAREVAGRIAELEAEITSRGPLIEDMKTAETRLRTAIASTDQKIETLRREIDIVKVNDSVQKAQTSVALNSAGAQSRIGSAADSLQRIKQRQAIQEEKLNASQALEDRRTGADLDAKLREAGILPGHSSADDVLARLSQPEVTVVTPRIGQSTPDKDPA from the coding sequence ATGTCCATGCTCAGAAAACTGTCCGCCCTGTTCCGCGGCACGGCCCACGATGCGGCCCAGGGCGTCGTCGACGCCAATGCGCTGAAGATCCTCGACCAGGAAATCCGCGACGCCGACAACGCCCAGGGCAAGGCCCGCGATGACCTGGCCGGCCTGGTGGCGCGCCGCCGCATGGCCGAAAACGAGATGGCCAGCTTCCGCGACCAGGTCGCCAAATACGAAAGTTCGGCCCGCACAGCCCTGGGTCAGGGCAAGACTGATCTGGCGCGCGAAGTCGCCGGCCGCATCGCCGAGCTGGAGGCCGAGATCACCAGCCGCGGCCCGCTGATCGAGGACATGAAGACGGCCGAGACGCGCCTGCGCACGGCCATCGCCTCGACAGACCAGAAGATCGAGACGCTTCGTCGCGAGATCGACATCGTCAAGGTCAACGATTCCGTCCAGAAGGCCCAGACGTCGGTCGCCCTGAACTCGGCCGGCGCCCAGTCGCGCATCGGCTCGGCGGCGGACAGTCTGCAACGCATCAAACAGCGCCAGGCGATCCAGGAAGAGAAGCTGAACGCCAGCCAAGCGCTGGAGGATCGTCGCACCGGCGCGGACCTGGACGCCAAGCTGCGCGAGGCCGGCATTCTGCCCGGCCATTCCTCGGCCGACGACGTCCTGGCGCGCCTGAGCCAGCCGGAGGTGACGGTGGTCACGCCGCGCATCGGCCAATCCACGCCCGACAAAGACCCGGCCTGA